Proteins encoded in a region of the Betaproteobacteria bacterium genome:
- a CDS encoding DUF11 domain-containing protein: MSERDQDQPGRGQDLRCGQHHGRASTSLIFTLTNTGTNPAQSGISVGDTLPAGLTNTSATPAVAYSAGCSGPATAAYNSGTRVLSGLSGVAMANGTASCTITVAGISNATGQTGTCPNAAQTNLAASVTTTGATNVSADQCLSVTKTNPGVAKTFGAASITDGASTSLIFTLTNTGTNPAQSGISVGDTLPAGLTNTSATPAVAYSAGCSGPATAAYNSGTRVLSGLSGVAMANGTASCTITVAGISNATGQTGTCPNAAQTNLAASVTTTGATNVSADQCLSVTKTNPGVAKTFGAASITDGASTSLIFTLTNTGTNPAQSGLAVSDTLPAGLDLSSATPAVSYSAGCSGPATASYNIGTHLLSGLAGLAMSNGTVNCTVTIAGLTNTAGQIGTCPVAAQTNLATSVATTGATNASTDQCLSVTKTNPGVAKTFGAASITDGASTSLIFTLTNTGTNPAQSGISVGDTLPAGLTNTSATPAVAYSAGCSGPATAAYNSGTRVLSGLSGVAMANGTASCTITVAGISNATGQTGTCPNAAQTNLAASVTTTGATNASADQCLSVTKTNPGVAKTFGAASITDGASTSLIFTLTNTGTNPAQSGISVGDTLPAGLTNTSATPAVAYSAGCSGPATAAYNSGTRVLSGLSGVAMANGTASCTITVAGISNATGQTGTCPNAAQTNLAASVTTTGATNASADQCLTVNQDTLILTKAFTPATFIDGGTTTLRFTLNNSGTNPARSGINFTDTLPAAIRVAAGSVLGSSSCANAATVTVATNGSGSIVVTGASMALGQASCTIDVQVTNAVGQINASCVGNPVAFTNASGNIGAIANITSGISPSCVTVTATAPGVAKTFGAASITDGASTSLIFTLTNTGTNPAQSGISVGDTLPAGLTNTSATPAVAYSAGCSGPATAAYNSGTRVLSGLSGVAMANGTASCTITVAGISNATGQTGTCPNAAQTNLAASVTTTGATNVSTDQCLSVTKTNPGVAKTFGAASITDGASTSLIFTLTNTGTNPAQSGFAVSDTLPAGLDLSSTTPAVSYSAGCSGPATASYAFATKILSGLTGLAMSNGTVNCTVTIAGLTNTGGQIGTCPVAAQTNLATSVTTTGATNASADQCLSVTKTNPGVAKTFGAASITDGASTSLIFTLTNTGTNPAQSGISVGDTLPAGLTNTSATPAVAYSAGCSGPATAAYNSGTRVLSGLSGVAMANGTASCTITVAGISNATGQTGTCPNAAQTNLAASVTTTGATNASADQCLSVTKTNPGVAKTFGAASITDGASTSLIFTLTNTGTNPAQSGISVGDTLPAGLTNTSATPAVAYSAGCSGPATAAYNSGTRVLSGLSGVAMANGTASCTITVAGISNATGQTGTCPNAAQTNLAASVTTTGATNVSADQCLSVTKTNPGVAKTFGAASITDGASTSPHLHLTNTGTNPAQSGLAVSDTLPAGLDLSSATPAVSYSAGCSGPATASYAFATKILSGLTGLAMSNGTVNCTVTIAGLTNTGGQIGTCPVAAQTNLATSVTTTGATNASADQCLSVTKTNLAWPRPSVRPASRTGPAPASSSP, from the coding sequence ATGTCTGAGCGTGACCAAGACCAACCCGGGCGTGGCCAAGACCTTCGGTGCGGCCAGCATCACGGACGGGCCAGCACCAGCCTCATCTTCACCCTGACCAACACCGGCACCAACCCTGCGCAGAGCGGGATCAGCGTGGGCGACACCTTGCCTGCCGGGTTGACGAACACCAGCGCCACCCCGGCGGTCGCCTACAGTGCTGGCTGCAGCGGGCCGGCGACGGCGGCCTACAACAGCGGCACGCGGGTACTGTCCGGATTGAGCGGAGTGGCGATGGCCAACGGCACGGCCAGCTGCACGATCACGGTGGCCGGCATCAGCAACGCGACCGGCCAGACCGGTACCTGTCCGAACGCCGCCCAGACCAACCTGGCGGCGAGCGTGACCACGACGGGCGCGACCAACGTATCGGCCGACCAATGTCTGAGCGTGACCAAGACCAACCCGGGCGTGGCCAAGACCTTCGGTGCGGCCAGCATCACGGACGGGGCCAGCACCAGCCTCATCTTCACCCTGACCAACACCGGCACCAACCCTGCGCAGAGCGGGATCAGCGTGGGCGACACCTTGCCTGCCGGGTTGACGAACACCAGCGCCACCCCGGCGGTCGCCTACAGTGCTGGCTGCAGCGGGCCGGCGACGGCGGCCTACAACAGCGGCACGCGGGTACTGTCCGGATTGAGCGGAGTGGCGATGGCCAACGGCACGGCCAGCTGCACGATCACGGTGGCCGGCATCAGCAACGCGACCGGCCAGACCGGTACCTGTCCGAACGCCGCCCAGACCAACCTGGCGGCGAGCGTGACCACGACGGGCGCGACCAACGTATCGGCCGACCAATGTCTGAGCGTGACCAAGACCAACCCGGGCGTGGCCAAGACCTTCGGTGCGGCCAGCATCACGGACGGAGCCAGCACCAGCCTCATCTTCACCCTGACCAACACCGGCACCAACCCTGCGCAGAGTGGACTCGCGGTGAGCGACACGTTGCCTGCCGGGCTCGACCTGAGCAGTGCGACGCCTGCGGTGAGCTACAGTGCCGGCTGCAGCGGGCCAGCCACGGCGTCCTACAATATTGGTACGCATTTGCTGAGTGGGTTGGCCGGACTGGCGATGAGCAACGGTACGGTGAACTGTACGGTGACGATCGCCGGATTGACGAACACCGCCGGTCAAATTGGCACCTGCCCAGTAGCCGCCCAGACCAACCTTGCCACGAGCGTGGCCACGACAGGCGCGACCAACGCATCGACCGACCAATGTCTGAGCGTGACCAAGACCAACCCGGGCGTGGCCAAGACCTTCGGTGCGGCCAGCATCACGGACGGGGCCAGCACCAGCCTCATCTTCACCCTGACCAACACCGGCACCAACCCTGCGCAGAGCGGGATCAGCGTGGGCGACACCTTGCCTGCCGGGTTGACGAACACCAGCGCCACCCCGGCGGTCGCCTACAGTGCTGGCTGCAGCGGGCCGGCGACGGCGGCCTACAACAGCGGCACGCGGGTACTGTCCGGATTGAGCGGAGTGGCGATGGCCAACGGCACGGCCAGCTGCACGATCACGGTGGCCGGCATCAGCAACGCGACCGGCCAGACCGGTACCTGTCCGAACGCCGCCCAGACCAACCTGGCGGCGAGCGTGACCACGACAGGCGCGACCAACGCATCGGCCGACCAATGTCTGAGCGTGACCAAGACCAACCCGGGCGTGGCCAAGACCTTCGGTGCGGCCAGCATCACGGACGGGGCCAGCACCAGCCTCATCTTCACCCTGACCAACACCGGCACCAACCCTGCGCAGAGCGGGATCAGCGTGGGCGACACCTTGCCTGCCGGGTTGACGAACACCAGCGCCACCCCGGCGGTCGCCTACAGTGCTGGCTGCAGCGGGCCGGCGACGGCGGCCTACAACAGCGGCACGCGGGTACTGTCCGGATTGAGCGGAGTGGCGATGGCCAACGGCACGGCCAGCTGCACGATCACGGTGGCCGGCATCAGCAACGCGACCGGCCAGACCGGTACCTGTCCGAACGCCGCCCAGACCAACCTGGCGGCGAGCGTGACCACGACGGGCGCGACCAACGCATCGGCCGACCAATGTCTGACGGTAAATCAGGATACATTAATCCTGACGAAGGCATTCACGCCGGCAACCTTCATCGACGGCGGCACGACAACATTGAGATTCACCCTGAACAATTCAGGCACTAACCCGGCCCGCTCCGGAATCAATTTCACTGACACGTTGCCTGCGGCCATTCGTGTTGCGGCGGGTAGCGTGCTGGGCAGTTCATCATGCGCCAATGCCGCAACGGTAACGGTTGCGACAAATGGCAGTGGATCGATTGTTGTTACCGGCGCATCTATGGCGCTTGGGCAAGCGAGCTGCACCATTGATGTCCAAGTCACCAACGCGGTCGGGCAAATAAATGCCAGTTGCGTCGGAAATCCGGTGGCGTTTACCAATGCATCAGGAAACATCGGCGCTATTGCGAATATCACCAGCGGCATTTCCCCCAGTTGCGTGACCGTGACCGCGACGGCACCGGGCGTGGCCAAGACCTTCGGTGCGGCCAGCATCACGGACGGGGCCAGCACCAGCCTCATCTTCACCCTGACCAACACCGGCACCAACCCTGCGCAGAGCGGGATCAGCGTGGGCGACACCTTGCCTGCCGGGTTGACGAACACCAGCGCCACCCCGGCGGTCGCCTACAGTGCTGGCTGCAGCGGGCCGGCGACGGCGGCCTACAACAGCGGCACGCGGGTACTGTCCGGATTGAGCGGAGTGGCGATGGCCAACGGCACGGCCAGCTGCACGATCACGGTGGCCGGCATCAGCAACGCGACCGGCCAGACCGGTACCTGTCCGAACGCCGCCCAGACCAACCTGGCGGCGAGCGTGACCACGACGGGCGCGACCAACGTATCGACCGACCAATGTCTGAGCGTGACCAAGACCAACCCGGGCGTGGCCAAGACCTTCGGTGCGGCCAGCATCACGGACGGAGCCAGCACCAGCCTCATCTTCACCCTGACCAACACCGGCACCAATCCTGCGCAGAGTGGATTCGCGGTGAGCGACACGTTGCCCGCCGGGCTCGACCTGAGCAGTACGACGCCTGCGGTGAGCTACAGTGCCGGCTGCAGCGGGCCAGCCACGGCGTCCTACGCTTTCGCGACCAAGATCCTGTCGGGGCTTACGGGCTTGGCGATGAGCAACGGTACGGTGAACTGTACGGTGACGATCGCCGGATTGACGAATACAGGCGGTCAAATTGGCACCTGCCCAGTAGCCGCCCAGACCAACCTTGCCACGAGCGTGACCACGACAGGCGCGACCAACGCATCGGCCGACCAATGTCTGAGCGTGACCAAGACCAACCCGGGCGTGGCCAAGACCTTCGGTGCGGCCAGCATCACGGACGGGGCCAGCACCAGCCTCATCTTCACCCTGACCAACACCGGCACCAACCCTGCGCAGAGCGGGATCAGCGTGGGCGACACCTTGCCTGCCGGGTTGACGAACACCAGCGCCACCCCGGCGGTCGCCTACAGTGCTGGCTGCAGCGGGCCGGCGACGGCGGCCTACAACAGCGGCACGCGGGTACTGTCCGGATTGAGCGGAGTGGCGATGGCCAACGGCACGGCCAGCTGCACGATCACGGTGGCCGGCATCAGCAACGCGACCGGCCAGACCGGTACCTGTCCGAACGCCGCCCAGACCAACCTGGCGGCGAGCGTGACCACGACGGGCGCGACCAACGCATCGGCCGACCAATGTCTGAGCGTGACCAAGACCAACCCGGGCGTGGCCAAGACCTTCGGTGCGGCCAGCATCACGGACGGGGCCAGCACCAGCCTCATCTTCACCCTGACCAACACCGGCACCAACCCTGCGCAGAGCGGGATCAGCGTGGGCGACACCTTGCCTGCCGGGTTGACGAACACCAGCGCCACCCCGGCGGTCGCCTACAGTGCTGGCTGCAGCGGGCCGGCGACGGCGGCCTACAACAGCGGCACGCGGGTACTGTCCGGATTGAGCGGAGTGGCGATGGCCAACGGCACGGCCAGCTGCACGATCACGGTGGCCGGCATCAGCAACGCGACCGGCCAGACCGGTACCTGTCCGAACGCCGCCCAGACCAACCTGGCGGCGAGCGTGACCACGACGGGCGCGACCAACGTATCGGCCGACCAATGTCTGAGCGTGACCAAGACCAACCCGGGCGTGGCCAAGACCTTCGGTGCGGCCAGCATCACGGACGGAGCCAGCACCAGCCCTCATCTTCACCTGACCAACACCGGCACCAACCCGGCGCAGAGTGGACTCGCGGTGAGCGACACGTTGCCTGCCGGGCTCGACCTGAGCAGTGCGACGCCTGCGGTGAGCTACAGTGCCGGCTGCAGCGGGCCAGCCACGGCGTCCTACGCTTTCGCGACCAAGATCCTGTCGGGGCTTACGGGCTTGGCGATGAGCAACGGTACGGTGAACTGTACGGTGACGATCGCCGGATTGACGAATACAGGCGGTCAAATTGGCACCTGCCCAGTAGCCGCCCAGACCAACCTTGCCACGAGCGTGACCACGACAGGCGCGACCAACGCATCGGCCGACCAATGTCTGAGCGTGACCAAGACCAACCTGGCGTGGCCAAGACCTTCGGTGCGGCCAGCATCACGGACGGGGCCAGCACCAGCCTCATCTTCACCCTGA
- a CDS encoding DUF11 domain-containing protein, producing MSERDQDQPGVAKTFGAASITDGASTSLIFTLTNTGTNPAQSGISVGDTLPAGLTNTSATPAVAYSAGCSGPATAAYNSGTRYCPD from the coding sequence ATGTCTGAGCGTGACCAAGACCAACCTGGCGTGGCCAAGACCTTCGGTGCGGCCAGCATCACGGACGGGGCCAGCACCAGCCTCATCTTCACCCTGACCAACACCGGCACCAACCCTGCGCAGAGCGGGATCAGCGTGGGCGACACCTTGCCTGCCGGGTTGACGAACACCAGCGCCACCCCGGCGGTCGCCTACAGTGCTGGCTGCAGCGGGCCGGCGACGGCGGCCTACAACAGCGGCACGCGGTACTGTCCGGATTGA
- a CDS encoding DUF11 domain-containing protein — MTATAPGVAKTFGAASITDGASTSPHLHPDQHRHQPCAERISVGDTLPAGLTNTSVTPAVAYSAGCSGPATAAYNSGTRVLSGLSGVAMANGTASCTITVAGISNATGQTGTCPNAAQTNLAASVTTTGATNASTDQCLSVTKTNPGVAKTFGAASITDGASTSLIFTLTNTGTNPAQSGLAVSDTLPAGLDLSSVTPAVSYSAGCSGPATAAYAFATKILSGLTGLAMSNGTVNCTVTIAGLTNTGGQIGTCPVAAQTNLATSVTTTGATNASTDQCLSVTKTNPGVAKTFGAASITDGASTSLIFTLTNTGTNPAQSGISVGDTLPAGLTNTSATPAVAYSAGCSGPATAAYNSGTRVLSGLSGVAMANGTASCTITVAGISNATGQTGTCPNAAQTNLATSVTTTGATNTSTDQCLGVTKTNPSVAKTFGAASITDGASTSLIFTLTNTGTNPAQSGISVGDTLPAGLTNTSATPAVAYSAGCSGPATAAPTTAARGYCPD, encoded by the coding sequence GTGACCGCGACGGCACCGGGCGTGGCCAAGACCTTCGGTGCGGCCAGCATCACGGACGGGGCCAGCACCAGCCCTCATCTTCACCCTGACCAACACCGGCACCAACCCTGCGCAGAGCGGATCAGCGTGGGCGACACCTTGCCTGCCGGGTTGACGAACACCAGCGTCACCCCGGCGGTCGCCTACAGTGCTGGCTGCAGCGGGCCGGCGACGGCGGCCTACAACAGCGGCACGCGGGTACTGTCCGGATTGAGCGGAGTGGCGATGGCCAACGGCACGGCCAGCTGCACGATCACGGTGGCCGGCATCAGCAACGCGACCGGCCAGACCGGTACCTGTCCGAACGCCGCCCAGACCAACCTGGCGGCGAGCGTGACCACGACGGGCGCGACCAACGCATCGACCGACCAATGTCTGAGCGTGACCAAGACCAACCCGGGCGTGGCCAAGACCTTCGGTGCGGCCAGCATCACGGACGGGGCCAGCACCAGCCTCATCTTCACCCTGACCAACACCGGCACCAACCCGGCGCAGAGTGGACTCGCGGTGAGCGACACCTTGCCTGCCGGGCTCGACCTGAGCAGTGTGACGCCCGCGGTGAGCTACAGCGCCGGTTGTAGCGGGCCGGCCACGGCGGCCTACGCTTTCGCGACCAAGATCCTGTCGGGGCTTACGGGCCTGGCGATGAGCAACGGTACGGTGAACTGTACGGTGACGATCGCCGGATTGACGAATACAGGCGGTCAAATTGGCACCTGCCCAGTAGCCGCCCAGACCAACCTTGCCACGAGCGTGACCACGACAGGCGCGACCAACGCATCGACCGACCAATGTCTGAGCGTGACCAAGACCAACCCGGGCGTGGCCAAGACCTTCGGTGCGGCCAGCATCACGGACGGGGCCAGCACCAGCCTCATCTTCACCCTGACCAACACCGGCACCAACCCTGCGCAGAGCGGGATCAGCGTGGGCGACACCTTGCCTGCCGGGCTGACGAACACCAGCGCCACCCCGGCGGTCGCCTACAGTGCTGGCTGCAGCGGGCCGGCGACGGCGGCCTACAACAGCGGCACGCGGGTACTGTCCGGATTGAGCGGAGTGGCGATGGCCAACGGCACGGCCAGCTGCACGATCACGGTGGCCGGCATCAGCAACGCGACCGGCCAGACCGGTACCTGTCCGAACGCCGCCCAGACCAACCTGGCCACGAGTGTGACCACCACGGGTGCGACCAACACCTCGACCGACCAATGTCTGGGCGTGACCAAGACCAACCCGAGCGTGGCCAAGACCTTCGGTGCGGCCAGCATCACGGACGGGGCCAGCACCAGTCTCATCTTCACGCTCACCAACACCGGCACCAACCCCGCGCAGAGCGGGATCAGCGTGGGCGACACCTTGCCTGCCGGGTTGACGAACACCAGCGCCACCCCGGCGGTCGCCTACAGTGCTGGCTGCAGCGGGCCGGCGACGGCGGCCCCTACAACAGCGGCACGCGGGTACTGTCCGGATTGA
- a CDS encoding DUF11 domain-containing protein: MYRHQCAERRLRCRWAGHGQRAQPGAGQEQRQRQRDRWRPTTYTLTVSNSGNVATSGTITVVDVLPAGMTIAAGAVTLGGAQAANWSCTAAGQNITCTSATAIAAAGNSIFSFTPGISAGTTGTLTNPAKVGGGGDPTNPAAPTPATAGVCTGTNVPSEGCAVDGPDTVNAPSLGLAKSNGSASVTAGGTTTYTLTVSNSGNVATSGTITVVDVLPAGMTIAAGAVTLGGAQAANWSCTAAGQNITCTSATAIAAAGNSIFSFTPGISAGTTGTLTNPAKVGGGGDPTNPAAPTPATAGVCTGTNVPSEGCAVDGPDTVNPTPVLTKSFGANPQTIGVGQTTTLTFTVDNSAAGAVNRTALGFTDTLTGAGSLIATASTPQCGGGNVTVTGGNVISINNAAVNAGTTCTITVSITGVTAGIYVNGPTNSSISGVSANLSNNVTDQTLNVQRANVGKTFAAASITDGASTSLIFTLFNTGTNPVQSGISVSDTLPAGLRLTSAIPAVSYSVGCSGPATAAYAFPTRILSGLTGLAMANGTASCTVTLAGVTNTAGQIGTCPVAAQTNLATSVTTTGATNASADQCLSVTKTNPGVAKTFGAASITDGPAPASSSP, encoded by the coding sequence GTGTACCGGCACCAATGTGCCGAGCGAAGGCTGCGCTGTCGATGGGCCGGACACGGTCAACGCGCCCAGCCTGGGGCTGGCCAAGAGCAACGGCAGCGCCAGCGTGACCGCTGGCGGCCCACCACCTACACACTCACCGTCAGCAACAGCGGCAACGTAGCCACGAGCGGCACCATCACTGTGGTCGACGTGCTGCCGGCGGGCATGACCATCGCGGCGGGCGCGGTCACGCTGGGGGGCGCCCAGGCGGCCAACTGGAGCTGTACCGCCGCCGGACAAAACATCACCTGCACCAGCGCCACCGCCATCGCTGCGGCCGGCAACAGCATCTTCAGCTTCACGCCGGGCATCAGCGCCGGCACCACCGGCACGCTGACCAACCCGGCAAAAGTGGGTGGTGGCGGCGACCCCACCAACCCGGCGGCGCCGACACCGGCCACGGCGGGCGTGTGTACCGGCACCAATGTGCCGAGCGAAGGCTGCGCTGTCGATGGGCCGGACACGGTCAACGCGCCCAGCCTGGGGCTGGCCAAGAGCAACGGCAGCGCCAGCGTGACCGCTGGCGGCACCACCACCTACACACTCACCGTCAGCAACAGCGGCAACGTAGCCACGAGCGGCACCATCACCGTGGTCGACGTGCTGCCGGCGGGCATGACCATCGCGGCGGGCGCGGTCACGCTGGGGGGCGCCCAGGCGGCCAACTGGAGCTGTACCGCCGCCGGACAAAACATCACCTGCACCAGCGCCACCGCCATCGCTGCGGCCGGCAACAGCATCTTCAGCTTCACGCCGGGCATCAGCGCCGGCACCACCGGCACGCTGACCAACCCGGCAAAAGTGGGTGGTGGCGGCGACCCCACCAACCCGGCGGCGCCGACACCGGCCACGGCGGGCGTGTGTACCGGCACCAATGTGCCGAGCGAAGGCTGCGCTGTCGATGGGCCGGACACGGTCAATCCGACACCCGTACTGACCAAATCCTTTGGAGCTAATCCGCAGACCATCGGAGTCGGCCAGACAACAACCCTCACCTTCACTGTCGACAACAGCGCAGCGGGTGCGGTGAATCGTACCGCCCTGGGCTTCACCGACACGTTGACGGGTGCCGGATCATTGATCGCCACGGCATCGACCCCGCAATGTGGCGGAGGCAACGTCACTGTGACGGGAGGGAATGTAATCTCGATAAACAATGCAGCTGTCAACGCGGGGACAACTTGCACCATCACAGTTTCCATAACTGGTGTAACCGCCGGCATCTACGTCAACGGTCCCACCAATTCGAGTATCAGCGGAGTCTCTGCAAATCTATCGAACAATGTGACCGATCAGACGCTCAATGTTCAACGTGCCAATGTCGGAAAAACCTTCGCAGCGGCCAGCATTACCGACGGGGCCAGCACCAGCCTCATTTTCACCCTTTTCAACACCGGCACCAACCCTGTGCAGAGTGGAATCAGCGTGAGTGACACGTTGCCGGCGGGATTGAGACTTACGAGTGCAATACCTGCAGTGAGCTATAGCGTCGGCTGTAGTGGGCCTGCGACGGCCGCCTACGCTTTCCCGACTAGGATCCTGTCAGGGCTCACCGGACTGGCGATGGCCAACGGCACGGCGTCCTGCACCGTGACACTGGCCGGTGTGACGAACACCGCCGGTCAAATTGGCACCTGCCCAGTAGCCGCCCAGACCAACCTTGCCACGAGCGTGACCACGACAGGCGCGACCAACGCATCGGCCGACCAATGTCTGAGCGTGACCAAGACCAACCCGGGCGTGGCCAAGACCTTCGGTGCGGCCAGCATCACGGACGGGCCAGCACCAGCCTCATCTTCACCCTGA